The Monodelphis domestica isolate mMonDom1 chromosome 7, mMonDom1.pri, whole genome shotgun sequence genome window below encodes:
- the VASN gene encoding vasorin, which produces MTARFMKILLPLLLGLLCQEPQVQGCPAGCQCNQPQTVFCIARKGTTVPSDVPPDTADLYVFENGITTLDSGSFVGLPALQLLDLSQNQITTLHGGVFQPLANLSNLDLSSNQLQEITNETFRGLRLLERLYLSHNRIHHIQVDAFDTLESLLELKLEDNQLQALPPLHLPRLLLLDLSHNRIPALEAGTFGMSNIESLKLAGLGLRQLDEQLFLGLRNLHELDISENQLEGAPDVLRGLRGLTRLNLAGNARITQLLPEDLQGLANLQVLDLSNLSLQGLPRDFFSRFPRLREVTAARNPFNCVCQLSWFGQWARESRVMLWSSDETRCHFPPKNAGKLLQHLDYADFGCPATTTTATTARPSTPWPTLPLTSLSPAEPSTQAPTTAPSSGEGPGPLSATAPTGSTGPQLKDCLAYTCLNGGTCRLGAWHRLECLCPEGFLGLHCEVKAKRPTLPPPPTRLPARVSRLSIEQVSATSLRVKLKNYTQTKAQLKGIRLTYRNLSGPDKRPVTLSLPATLSDYTVTQLRPNATYSICIGPLGGARGPDAEEACGEARTAPSVRYNHAPVTQTKEGNLPLMIVPALAALLLGVLAAAGAMYCLRRRGARDKGRGQLGAETGPMELGGVKAPLEDTGPKLPEGVGAPSGGSECEVPLMHYAAGNNNRAPAPKPSYF; this is translated from the coding sequence ATGACTGCCAGGTTCATGAAGATACTGCTGCCACTGCTGCTGGGATTGCTCTGCCAAGAGCCACAGGTGCAAGGATGCCCAGCAGGCTGCCAATGCAACCAGCCACAGACTGTCTTTTGCATAGCCCGCAAGGGCACTACGGTCCCTAGCGATGTGCCCCCAGACACAGCTGACCTGTATGTCTTTGAGAATGGTATCACCACCCTGGACTCGGGAAGCTTTGTGGGCCTCCCTGCCCTGCAGCTCCTTGACCTATCGCAGAACCAAATCACTACCCTCCACGGGGGAGTCTTTCAGCCTCTAGCCAACCTCAGCAACTTGGACCTGTCTTCCAATCAGCTGCAGGAGATCACCAACGAGACGTTCCGGGGCCTTCGCCTGCTTGAGCGCCTCTACCTGTCCCACAACCGCATCCACCACATCCAGGTGGACGCCTTCGACACTCTCGAGAGCCTTCTAGAGCTGAAGCTGGAAGACAACCAGCTTCAGGCGCTGCCCCCGTTGCACCTGCCTCGCCTGCTACTGCTGGATCTCAGTCACAACCGTATCCCGGCCCTGGAGGCAGGCACCTTTGGGATGAGCAACATAGAATCGTTAAAGCTGGCCGGGCTGGGGCTGCGTCAGCTAGATGAACAACTGTTCTTGGGCCTGAGGAACCTGCACGAGCTCGATATCTCCGAGAACCAGCTGGAAGGGGCCCCCGATGTGCTTCGGGGCCTCCGAGGCCTCACCCGCCTCAACCTCGCCGGGAATGCTCGTATCACCCAGCTGCTGCCCGAAGACCTCCAGGGCCTGGCCAACCTGCAGGTGCTTGACCTCAGCAACCTGAGCCTGCAGGGCCTCCCTCGGGACTTCTTCAGCCGGTTTCCCCGGCTCCGAGAGGTCACAGCCGCCCGAAATCCCTTCAACTGTGTGTGCCAGCTGAGCTGGTTTGGGCAGTGGGCCCGAGAGAGCCGGGTGATGCTATGGAGCTCCGACGAGACCAGGTGCCATTTCCCACCCAAGAACGCGGGGAAGCTCCTCCAGCACCTCGACTACGCAGACTTTGGCTGCCCCGCCACCACGACCACCGCCACCACGGCCCGGCCCTCCACTCCCTGGCCGACTCTGCCACTCACCAGCCTCTCCCCGGCAGAGCCCAGCACCCAGGCGCCCACCACGGCCCCCTCCAGCGGAGAGGGCCCCGGCCCGCTCTCTGCCACGGCCCCCACCGGCAGCACCGGCCCACAGCTCAAGGACTGCCTCGCCTACACCTGTCTCAACGGCGGCACCTGTCGGCTGGGCGCCTGGCATCGCCTCGAGTGCTTGTGCCCGGAGGGTTTCTTGGGTCTGCATTGTGAGGTGAAGGCCAAGCGGCCCACCCTGCCACCGCCACCCACCAGGCTGCCCGCTCGGGTGTCGCGGCTCAGTATCGAGCAAGTGAGCGCCACCTCCTTGAGGGTGAAGCTCAAGAATTACACTCAGACCAAGGCCCAGCTCAAGGGCATTCGCCTGACCTACCGAAACCTCTCGGGCCCCGACAAGAGGCCGGTGACCCTCAGCCTCCCCGCCACGCTGTCCGATTACACCGTCACACAACTTCGGCCCAACGCCACCTACTCCATCTGCATTGGGCCCCTTGGAGGGGCTCGGGGCCCCGACGCCGAGGAGGCCTGTGGAGAGGCCCGCACCGCCCCCTCGGTTCGCTACAACCATGCCCCTGTCACACAGACCAAGGAGGGCAACCTACCGCTCATGATAGTGCCCGCGCTGGCTGCCCTCCTCCTAGGGGTGCTGGCTGCGGCGGGAGCCATGTACTGCCTACGCCGAAGGGGCGCCCGGGACAAAGGGCGAGGGCAGCTGGGGGCAGAGACCGGGCCGATGGAACTGGGGGGGGTGAAGGCCCCACTGGAGGACACAGGCCCCAAGCTGCCGGAAGGTGTTGGGGCACCATCGGGCGGCTCTGAGTGTGAAGTGCCACTCATGCACTACGCTGCTGGGAACAACAACAGAGCCCCGGCTCCCAAGCCCTCCTACTTCTGA